A window of Pseudomonas denitrificans (nom. rej.) genomic DNA:
GCGAACCACTCGAAGAACTCCGACGCAGCGGCGGCAACGGCGCCCAGGGCCAGCGGCCACCAGGGTTTCGGCCTGGCAGGCGGTGCGGACGCGGGGGCGTTTTCATCCAACGGTTCGGCCTGCATGCCGAGGGAGGCCACCAGCTTCTGCAGCGGCTCGATGCTGTCGAAGCGGTGTTGTACGCGCAGCAGGCGCTGCATCAGGTTGAAGTCCAGGTTCTCCACGGCGGACACGCGGCCCAGCGCGTCGCGCAGCAGGCGTTCCTCGGTGGGACAGTCCATGGCCTCGATGCGCAGGCTGGTCCAGCGCAGCTCGCCGCTGGCCGAGCCGGCCGCGGCCGTGGCGGCACTTTCGGCACGCGCACTGCGATCTTCGCCCTGATCATGGGTGTGATCGTGATCGTGATCGTGATCGTGAGCATGGCCGTGGTCATGCTTGCGCGCGGCAGCCGGGGCGCGCAGCAGCGCGCCTTTGTCGCAGCCGCAGCAATCGGCGGCATCATGTTCACGGTCCTGTACAGGGCCGTGAATGGTCGGCCCCTGGCGATTGGCAGTCATGTCGTCCGTTCCTGTTTGACGAGTTGCTGCCGATTGCACACCCTGTAGCAACTACAGAGTCAAGTGTCCCTTGGCGAGGAGTCGAAAATGAAGATCGGTGAACTGGCGAAACTGACCGGCTGCCCGGTGGAGACCATCCGCTACTACGAGCGCGAAGGCCTGCTGCCCGCGCCATCGCGCAGCGAAGGCAACTACCGGCAGTACGACGCCAGCCACGTCGAGCGGCTGTCGTTCATCCGCCATTGCCGTTCGCTGGACATGACCCAGGAGGAGATCCGCATTCTCCTCGGCCTGCGCGACCGCCCCGAATCCGACTGCGGCACCGCCAACCGGCTGATCGACGAGCACCTGCACCACGTCGAGGTGCGCATCGCCGAGCTGCAGTCGCTCAGCCAGCAACTGCGCGACCTGCGCGCGCAGTGCCAGGGAGAGGGCAGCAGCGAGGATTGCGGCATCCTGCGCGAGCTGGAGCAGCCGGCGGAGCCGTCGGTGATTCCGGAGGCCTGCGCGGAGGCGGGGCATTT
This region includes:
- the cadR gene encoding Cd(II)/Pb(II)-responsive transcriptional regulator, coding for MKIGELAKLTGCPVETIRYYEREGLLPAPSRSEGNYRQYDASHVERLSFIRHCRSLDMTQEEIRILLGLRDRPESDCGTANRLIDEHLHHVEVRIAELQSLSQQLRDLRAQCQGEGSSEDCGILRELEQPAEPSVIPEACAEAGHLHVPGVHGRH